A genomic segment from Bacillus cereus G9842 encodes:
- a CDS encoding putative thiazole-containing bacteriocin maturation protein → MNNLPIHAKLKVNKDTFFLPDSNGGVYFRNNASSFRMDGDGIYDWIEKLMPMFNGNHSLAEITDGLPLPYQNRVFEIGEVLYENGFVRDANQDAPHELNSTLLDRYASQIEFLEADSHSGALKFETYRGANVLVLGSGDMLTSLVSSLLESGLPTFHYLVTDRDETNYDRIHELIERAYEVDNGVLIQEIDTTIDRPLHEVFEPFDWILYVSQNGDIDGLKTVHTICRETKKNFIPAICLSTLGIAGPVVTENRDECWESAWHRLHETTLQNENSSDSFSPITSAMLANVIVFELFKHVADDLYREKELQFFLLNYETLEGTWHPFIKHPLATDESFTIDTIENLSEKLEHRSNQHTSTDVFRFFDSLTSKEAGIFHVWDEQDSYQLPLSQCYIQVANPLSDGPAPLLPLMTRSGLTHNEARREAGLTGIETYVAEIIHRLIPEHNDIGIGAGETMTEGFYRALQQHLNNKLYERQSHMLEELTTIDLTDIHDKHCRFYYDALATIHETPKIAMSEEILSFPVVWVGINDKWYGASNINMTLALRSALQLSLLHIQSEETPYRANILPESSIILYDTDSFRVEIQAEEEIPSVQSLQLALQHLEEHNFYPFVFDLAIEPFLKENLDGVYGVLIAKEDGL, encoded by the coding sequence TCTTCCTGCCCGATTCAAACGGGGGTGTCTATTTTCGAAATAACGCCAGTTCATTTCGCATGGACGGTGATGGAATTTATGACTGGATTGAAAAATTAATGCCAATGTTTAACGGTAATCATTCTTTAGCAGAAATAACTGATGGTCTCCCTCTCCCCTATCAAAATCGTGTATTTGAAATTGGAGAGGTTTTATATGAAAATGGTTTCGTTCGCGATGCAAATCAAGATGCACCTCATGAATTAAACAGTACATTACTCGACAGATATGCTTCACAAATTGAATTTTTAGAAGCTGATTCTCATTCAGGTGCTTTAAAATTTGAAACGTACCGCGGAGCAAATGTCCTTGTACTTGGCTCCGGAGATATGCTTACTTCTTTAGTTTCTTCTTTATTAGAATCTGGTTTACCTACATTTCATTACCTCGTTACAGATCGAGATGAAACAAACTATGACAGAATACATGAGCTAATAGAACGTGCATATGAAGTTGATAACGGTGTACTCATTCAAGAAATCGATACTACAATTGACCGTCCCTTGCATGAAGTATTCGAACCTTTTGATTGGATTTTATATGTTTCTCAAAATGGAGACATTGACGGTTTAAAAACAGTTCACACTATTTGTAGAGAAACGAAAAAGAATTTTATACCAGCTATTTGTTTATCAACACTCGGTATAGCTGGACCTGTCGTAACGGAAAATCGTGATGAATGCTGGGAATCCGCATGGCATCGGCTACATGAAACGACTTTGCAAAATGAAAATTCATCAGATTCCTTCTCACCAATTACATCTGCAATGTTAGCAAATGTAATCGTTTTTGAATTGTTTAAACATGTCGCGGATGATTTATATCGTGAAAAAGAATTACAATTCTTTTTATTAAACTATGAAACACTTGAAGGAACGTGGCATCCTTTTATAAAACACCCTCTTGCAACTGATGAAAGTTTTACAATTGATACGATAGAAAATCTTTCTGAAAAACTTGAGCATCGGTCCAACCAACATACTTCAACTGATGTATTCCGCTTTTTCGACTCATTAACTTCTAAAGAAGCCGGTATATTCCATGTATGGGATGAACAAGATTCATATCAATTACCGTTATCACAATGCTATATTCAAGTAGCCAATCCATTATCAGATGGCCCAGCTCCCCTTCTGCCTCTTATGACTCGCAGTGGATTAACTCATAATGAAGCACGCCGAGAAGCTGGTTTAACAGGAATTGAAACATATGTAGCAGAAATCATTCACCGCCTTATTCCTGAACATAACGATATCGGTATTGGCGCTGGAGAAACGATGACAGAAGGATTTTACCGGGCACTACAACAACATTTAAATAATAAATTGTATGAACGGCAGTCACATATGCTAGAAGAACTTACAACGATTGATTTAACTGATATTCACGATAAACATTGTAGATTTTATTACGATGCCCTTGCTACAATTCATGAAACACCTAAAATCGCAATGAGTGAAGAGATTCTCAGTTTTCCAGTCGTTTGGGTTGGTATAAATGATAAATGGTACGGTGCATCTAATATTAATATGACGTTAGCGTTACGGAGCGCACTACAACTATCACTGCTCCACATTCAAAGTGAAGAGACTCCTTACAGAGCTAATATCTTGCCTGAATCATCTATTATTTTATATGACACGGATTCTTTTAGGGTGGAAATACAAGCGGAAGAAGAAATTCCAAGTGTGCAATCTTTACAGCTTGCCTTACAGCATTTAGAAGAACATAATTTTTATCCCTTCGTGTTTGATTTAGCAATCGAACCATTTTTGAAAGAAAACTTAGACGGTGTGTATGGGGTATTAATTGCAAAGGAGGACGGTCTATGA